The following are encoded in a window of Nostoc sp. UHCC 0302 genomic DNA:
- a CDS encoding MBL fold metallo-hydrolase, translating to MKTQAPSLYRFELGDFEITVLSDGTVPQDLYTLLTNTNPGKIDSLLHRNFLANPVETSINVFVIDTRDHRVLVDTGAGELFGSKLGGRLQASLKAAGYAADEIDVVLLTHIHTDHSGGLVEKGQMMFPVATVYVGQPDIDFWLNRTNAQRVQPPSKRSFDGAVKTVEPYLAAGKLKPFSGETMILPGITALPTPGHTPGHSCYLVESRGESIKFWGDILHVASVQFPLPETTITYDVDPRAAAEQRATQFAHAEKSRCLVAGAHLPFPGVGHIRAEDQGYVWVPINYRWREL from the coding sequence ATGAAAACTCAAGCGCCAAGCCTCTATCGATTCGAGCTAGGTGATTTCGAGATTACGGTACTGAGCGACGGGACAGTACCGCAGGATCTTTACACCCTTCTAACCAATACGAACCCAGGCAAGATCGATAGCCTCCTTCACCGGAACTTCCTTGCAAACCCTGTCGAGACCTCAATTAATGTGTTTGTGATCGATACCAGAGACCACCGCGTGTTGGTAGATACAGGTGCAGGAGAATTGTTTGGATCGAAGCTGGGTGGAAGACTACAGGCATCGCTAAAGGCGGCAGGCTATGCAGCCGACGAAATTGATGTGGTTCTGCTGACTCATATTCATACAGATCACAGTGGTGGTCTGGTCGAAAAGGGACAAATGATGTTTCCAGTTGCCACAGTTTATGTCGGTCAGCCTGATATCGATTTCTGGCTCAATCGGACTAATGCACAAAGAGTACAGCCCCCTAGCAAAAGGTCTTTTGACGGAGCAGTCAAGACGGTTGAACCCTATCTCGCCGCAGGCAAGCTGAAACCGTTTTCTGGTGAGACGATGATTCTACCAGGAATTACAGCACTTCCCACACCTGGACACACGCCCGGACATAGTTGCTACCTCGTTGAAAGTAGAGGCGAGAGTATTAAGTTTTGGGGCGATATTTTGCACGTTGCCTCGGTTCAATTTCCTCTTCCTGAAACCACGATCACTTATGATGTCGATCCCCGTGCCGCAGCAGAACAACGTGCGACGCAGTTCGCCCATGCAGAGAAGTCACGCTGCCTAGTCGCAGGTGCCCATTTGCCCTTCCCAGGAGTGGGGCATATCCGTGCAGAAGATCAGGGTTATGTCTGGGTACCAATAAATTATCGCTGGCGTGAACTTTAA
- a CDS encoding alpha-ketoglutarate-dependent dioxygenase AlkB gives MQQLDLFPQAALVLPVTYYPDFLGVEQANELYQHCLKLEWQQNYIRMVGKTLPVPRLECIYGDMGCNYLYSNSVFLRPLPWTEKLQELRDSITALTGYNFRIVIGNQYRSGQDSIGWHADNEVSMGLEPAIASISLGSCRKFQIKPIGGRPTDFWLEHGSLLVMHPGCQSTHLHQVPKTNKVVGTRINLTFRPHTGGK, from the coding sequence ATGCAACAACTCGATTTATTTCCCCAAGCAGCCCTAGTATTACCTGTCACCTACTATCCCGATTTCTTGGGAGTTGAACAAGCGAATGAACTTTACCAACACTGTTTGAAACTGGAGTGGCAGCAGAATTACATCAGGATGGTTGGTAAAACTCTACCTGTTCCCCGTCTGGAATGTATCTACGGCGATATGGGCTGCAACTATCTTTACTCCAATAGTGTGTTTTTACGACCACTCCCTTGGACAGAAAAACTGCAAGAGTTACGGGACTCTATCACTGCGTTAACTGGCTACAACTTCCGCATCGTCATTGGCAATCAGTACCGTAGCGGACAAGACTCAATCGGCTGGCACGCTGACAATGAAGTATCAATGGGATTGGAGCCGGCGATTGCATCAATCAGCCTGGGGTCGTGTCGCAAATTCCAAATCAAACCTATCGGTGGCAGACCAACGGACTTCTGGTTAGAACACGGGAGTCTACTTGTGATGCACCCAGGCTGTCAGTCCACACATCTGCATCAGGTTCCCAAGACGAACAAAGTGGTTGGCACTCGGATTAATCTTACCTTTCGGCCACACACTGGGGGTAAATAA
- a CDS encoding plasmid replication protein, CyRepA1 family has translation MGESKRRRQLDPNYGKPKTSDSPDTSTNEKIIEHLEREIVSVHYRQFTNHLSLPPLPKHNKTRHQTNIIDIDQYPNCQLEPRHWHEWVIGSAVDPTITTLNVRSIEGDEIYEYLMYALPQSARRNDGRLRDGYLRRYAHINSAWGVGGLDPHNNWQPMEWGRIKPDNPRLEWDSETQSYTQKHVKYESPPKTPNRVTYLRVPLHVWKLVSLRYDVPMPENIVITQEGEALGFWAWVMAHPQIPVILTEGEKKSGCLLTLGFVAIALPGIWNGRVGKEDLERLHPDLVPMAQKGRKFIILFDHESKPQTKQQVFQATRRTARVILQLSCQCSVAVLPGPEKGIDDWVVALGKKAEKAVTAMIDDALTLGEYQKTFFTHRFRGLNKYKPNIVVNSRYLSEVVRSLPESGVVCLVSDMGTGKTEIMSRLRRDNPDLSFLNNGHRVNLLKNLSDRLRTAMYSAMSSGDWAKAKALSITVDSLYKMANNLQAYDILFIDEACQYLVHLLKSKTCKEHRGAILEVLEYLVYNAKLVVLADAHLDDITIEFFMKMRPEGEKPYIIKNEYRSGGRQVYWYEGHNSSALVAELHVQLILGKKLMIVSDSKRFIKKLERALNGKTSINDNEHIPESEEDRKLRIWTIHSENSGSDENIVFIREINTAIKDIDALLVTPSLGTGVDISTEHFDAIFGVFHAVSQSATECAQQLWRVRPNIPMYVWVAPRPPFGYAETNARRIKEKILQKNEMTAFLIRIDKETGKRGAEKDWMLDTSCQIEAQRNWSINNLRSDLRSLLEEMGNTIIPAGDSNDDGAARWLKAAGDVLSWEHCIKVANAKDIDRRTYNSRQNQDYLKPEEVLECEKFRIQDTYGMTVTPELVEKDDGGRLIKKIIALEGLLAQPGEIFTSEQGREFVSPPNVVADRDRAERERLAICTDWGNYSTSWLMRHRLGLRPVLMDLLAGIEVTGTEAILQAIAQFSKRNAPHIKGILNLTIPLDESPMWILSQYLEQLGLSTQSRRPVSDGKRVRYYSLNTEDVVFAQQVLEYRQRQREEREIKRQEEQERNEAYQARMQAQYGINAPSTPPTNKDGSNNWGGMDGEDNLSNQWWNRVKYYARLAIERLEHGVEQVKELLNTLTTNERWGVMLEFEEISQDLFAQLLVDAPQWVEWMG, from the coding sequence ATGGGAGAAAGCAAACGCCGCCGTCAGTTAGACCCCAACTACGGTAAACCGAAAACATCTGATAGTCCCGATACAAGCACAAATGAAAAAATCATAGAGCATCTTGAAAGAGAGATTGTATCAGTACACTACCGCCAATTCACAAACCATCTCAGCTTACCTCCACTACCTAAGCACAATAAAACTCGTCATCAAACAAACATTATCGATATAGATCAATATCCCAATTGTCAGTTAGAACCAAGACACTGGCATGAATGGGTTATTGGTTCCGCCGTTGACCCCACAATTACTACACTTAACGTCCGTTCTATAGAGGGAGATGAAATATACGAATACCTAATGTATGCCTTACCCCAAAGCGCCCGACGCAATGACGGACGACTGCGTGATGGCTACTTGAGACGATATGCTCACATCAACAGTGCATGGGGGGTAGGTGGACTAGATCCTCATAACAACTGGCAACCGATGGAGTGGGGACGTATCAAGCCTGACAACCCCCGACTCGAATGGGATAGTGAAACTCAAAGCTATACTCAGAAACACGTCAAATACGAATCACCGCCTAAAACTCCGAATCGTGTTACCTACCTAAGAGTACCCCTACACGTCTGGAAGTTGGTATCACTTCGCTATGATGTACCAATGCCAGAAAACATCGTCATTACCCAAGAAGGTGAAGCATTAGGATTCTGGGCTTGGGTAATGGCGCATCCCCAAATTCCTGTAATCCTTACAGAGGGCGAGAAGAAAAGTGGCTGTTTACTGACTCTTGGCTTCGTTGCGATCGCACTTCCTGGAATTTGGAACGGTCGCGTCGGCAAAGAAGACTTGGAACGACTCCACCCTGATTTAGTCCCGATGGCTCAAAAGGGGCGCAAGTTCATCATCTTATTCGATCACGAAAGCAAACCCCAAACCAAACAGCAAGTTTTCCAAGCCACACGTCGGACTGCTAGAGTTATCCTACAGCTTTCTTGTCAATGTTCAGTCGCAGTACTGCCAGGGCCAGAGAAGGGGATTGACGATTGGGTAGTAGCTCTCGGTAAAAAAGCTGAGAAAGCCGTCACCGCGATGATTGATGATGCTCTAACTCTCGGCGAGTACCAGAAAACCTTCTTCACCCATCGCTTCCGGGGACTGAACAAGTATAAGCCCAACATTGTAGTCAACAGCCGCTATCTTTCAGAGGTAGTTCGTTCTCTGCCTGAATCTGGAGTTGTTTGTCTAGTTTCCGATATGGGTACTGGCAAGACCGAAATCATGTCTCGGCTCAGAAGAGATAATCCAGACTTGAGCTTTTTGAACAATGGGCATCGCGTTAATCTGCTCAAAAATTTGAGCGATCGCTTACGAACTGCCATGTATTCGGCGATGTCTTCAGGTGACTGGGCAAAAGCTAAAGCACTGAGTATTACTGTAGACTCATTGTATAAAATGGCGAATAATTTACAGGCATACGATATCTTGTTTATTGATGAAGCCTGCCAGTATCTCGTTCACCTGCTCAAGTCCAAAACCTGCAAGGAACACCGGGGAGCTATCCTGGAGGTGTTGGAGTATCTCGTCTACAACGCCAAGCTGGTAGTCTTAGCAGATGCTCACCTCGATGATATTACCATTGAGTTTTTTATGAAAATGCGGCCAGAGGGAGAAAAACCATACATTATCAAAAATGAGTATCGCTCAGGTGGTCGTCAAGTTTACTGGTATGAAGGTCACAACAGCAGTGCGTTGGTTGCAGAATTACACGTCCAACTCATATTGGGCAAGAAGTTGATGATAGTCAGCGATAGTAAGCGATTCATCAAGAAACTAGAACGCGCTTTGAATGGCAAGACATCTATAAATGATAATGAGCATATACCAGAGTCCGAAGAAGACCGAAAGCTAAGAATATGGACTATCCATTCCGAAAATAGCGGCAGTGATGAGAATATCGTCTTCATTCGCGAGATTAACACTGCGATTAAGGATATCGATGCACTGCTTGTTACTCCCAGTCTCGGAACAGGTGTAGATATCTCAACTGAGCATTTTGATGCTATTTTTGGTGTGTTTCATGCCGTATCCCAGTCAGCTACAGAATGCGCCCAGCAATTATGGCGAGTTCGTCCCAATATTCCCATGTACGTTTGGGTGGCCCCTCGTCCTCCCTTTGGTTATGCTGAAACTAACGCTCGTCGTATCAAGGAGAAAATCCTTCAGAAAAACGAGATGACTGCTTTTCTGATTCGCATTGACAAAGAAACAGGTAAGCGTGGGGCAGAGAAAGACTGGATGTTGGATACCAGCTGTCAAATCGAAGCACAACGCAATTGGTCTATCAATAATTTACGCTCGGATCTGCGATCGCTCCTGGAGGAAATGGGCAATACGATTATTCCTGCTGGAGATAGTAATGATGATGGGGCGGCTCGTTGGCTCAAAGCAGCTGGTGATGTCCTCTCTTGGGAGCATTGTATTAAAGTTGCCAATGCCAAGGATATCGATAGAAGAACTTATAACAGTAGACAAAATCAAGACTACCTCAAGCCGGAGGAAGTGCTGGAGTGTGAGAAGTTCCGTATACAAGACACCTATGGGATGACTGTGACTCCTGAATTGGTTGAAAAGGATGATGGAGGGCGGTTGATAAAGAAGATTATCGCACTCGAAGGCTTACTTGCACAGCCGGGAGAGATTTTCACCTCGGAACAGGGGCGCGAGTTTGTTTCACCCCCCAATGTTGTGGCCGATAGGGATAGAGCAGAACGCGAGCGCTTGGCCATCTGCACTGACTGGGGCAATTATTCTACCTCGTGGTTGATGCGTCACCGGCTGGGGTTGAGGCCAGTGTTAATGGATTTGTTGGCCGGAATTGAGGTAACGGGAACTGAAGCGATTCTTCAAGCGATCGCACAGTTCTCAAAACGCAATGCACCTCATATCAAAGGCATACTCAACCTGACTATACCTCTCGACGAGTCACCGATGTGGATTTTGAGTCAGTATCTAGAGCAACTGGGTTTATCTACTCAGTCGAGGCGGCCTGTGTCAGACGGGAAACGGGTTAGGTATTACAGCCTTAATACTGAGGATGTTGTGTTCGCTCAACAGGTGTTGGAGTACCGCCAAAGGCAGCGGGAGGAGAGGGAAATCAAGCGGCAGGAGGAGCAGGAACGGAATGAGGCATATCAGGCTAGAATGCAGGCTCAGTATGGGATTAATGCCCCGTCCACACCCCCCACTAATAAAGATGGAAGTAATAATTGGGGGGGTATGGACGGGGAAGATAATCTCAGTAATCAATGGTGGAATAGAGTTAAATATTATGCTCGGCTGGCGATTGAACGGCTGGAACACGGAGTTGAGCAGGTCAAAGAATTGTTAAATACACTTACCACTAATGAGCGTTGGGGCGTGATGCTGGAATTTGAGGAAATTAGCCAAGACTTATTTGCTCAGTTGCTTGTAGATGCGCCACAGTGGGTGGAGTGGATGGGGTGA